A stretch of Pomacea canaliculata isolate SZHN2017 linkage group LG6, ASM307304v1, whole genome shotgun sequence DNA encodes these proteins:
- the LOC112567153 gene encoding uncharacterized protein LOC112567153, producing MGHLFVSSVSGNGSISKLTTMIRVEFELRGKSDGFVDASMGSTLRINFHKMSGTVTVSPSYTGKSQTTTTLSQHRVTSGENVVTVDFPDFTWREGSGNIILLEFGDVMVNSLTLVDIQLERRPMTGEKVQTVHKSDKMIMDAIDVDFWWREPESMRVVNGESGQMWEGVDYFRVSLPVPWNGGFAQVFVMYQDGNARLLPLAPPGVDWIPFGSSVLIGQNDPTQLRPSAPISMVTFHPSSLRFNISYRDGGSAVVKLSVGMAHTEVTVYEIKDARPDPSRPRPFATLRSMYLEDGNSDCDSVLVNGQKYFPILGSWEEVAGNSFVFFRRCESKHLTLSPDIKIDVKKTDL from the exons ATGGGTCATCTGTTCGTTTCTAGTGTCAGCGGGAACGGCAGCATATCCAAGCTAACAACG ATGATACGGGTTGAATTTGAGCTGCGTGGCAAGTCTGACGGGTTTGTGGATGCAAGCATGGGTTCCACCCTGAGAATCAACTTTCACAAGATGTCTGGCACAGTGACAGTCAGCCCTTCTTACACTGGAAA GTCCCAGACGACAACAACTCTGTCTCAGCACCGGGTGACATCTGGGGAGAATGTCGTGACAGTCGATTTCCCGGATTTCACCTGGCGAGAGGGCAGCGGCAACATCATTCTGCTGGAATTTGGTGACGTCATGGTTAATTCTTTGACCCTCGTCGACATACAGCTAGAGCGCAGGCCTATGACAGGGGAAAAA GTACAGACGGTGCACAAGAGTGATAAAATGATCATGGACGCCATTGATGTCGACTTCTGGTGGCGAGAGCCAGAGAGCATGCGAGTGGTCAACGGGGAGAGTGGACAAATGTGGGAGGGGGTTGACTACTTCAGGGTGTCACTTCCAGTTCCGTGGAACGGTGGTTTTGCGCAA GTATTTGTGATGTACCAAGACGGAAACGCTCGCCTTCTTCCGCTGGCACCCCCTGGCGTGGACTGGATCCCCTTCGGCTCCTCCGTTCTCATAGGCCAAAACGACCCGACGCAGCTCCGTCCCTCAGCCCCGATCTCGATGGTGACCTTTCACCCGTCATCCCTCCGCTTCAACATCAGTTACCGCGACGGCGGCTCGGCGGTGGTCAAGCTGTCCGTGGGCATGGCACACACCGAAGTCACGGTCTACGAGATCAAGGACGCACGCCCTGATCCCTCGCGACCCCGTCCGTTCGCCACGCTGCGTTCCATGTACCTGGAGGACGGAAACTCGGACTGCGACAGCGTGCTGGTGAACGGCCAAAAGTACTTCCCTATCTTGGGAAGCTGGGAAGAGGTGGCAGGGAACTCTTTCGTCTTCTTCCGGCGCTGCGAGTCCAAGCATCTGACGCTCAGCCCTGATATCAaaattgatgttaaaaaaactgatttgtgA